The genome window TATTTAACTTTTATCTGCTTTTACAGTTAGACGTTATTTAATTTAATAACATCTATCTATCTTGTACTACATATTAACTATTTATTAATTTTATAATCGAGAGATGTGGAAGAAATATTACAGTTAAGTGTAGTATTGATAAATGTTAGTAATATTTATTCAGTAACATCTCtcttttatgttataattaattttacacttatttgtaatcgagagaggcgaaTAGTGTAATAATCAGTTATAACAAGTAGGGTAaccgaaagggacttactaaCAAGAGCGAGTTTTAGTTCAATCATATATTTCCGGTTCTTCAATATTACTagtttaaaaattaatttgtATAACCTAGAGGagtgcaattaattattcaacttaaataataatatatttttataatcgtgagaggcatttatacattcttgagaaatagaaattgaagaataataattctattatataatagaaatattaagtgaagtTAAGATCCCAacacatttttattatatttgtgaaaaataaaatattttttattgctctattcatgcatttttagttagttaatttagaactcaactctttctaattttctcaaatagtaattaaaacaagaaacgtctgtagaatagataaaccaatctctgtgggttcgatatctttctatactattatttgacagagtacgagTTAGAATTTTATATACGCTAGACACTCGTCAAagttttggcgccgttgccggggattggctaAAGTCTACTACAGATTAATTATTTTACTACTAATTTGAGATTTTTTTGTCTAATTATTTTAACTTTTCTGCAGAAATTTCAGAAAGTGTATGACCCGTTCCTCTTCTAGAGAACTAGTCGATTACGATCctgaaattgaaaaatccttaTGGTTGTTGCGAAAAGAACAAACCTCACGATCTCAAATTTTCACATCAGAGGAAATGGATAACGAAGAACTCAATAACCAACTTCCACCACATCAAGTAGAAGAGCAGTGTGATGAGGTGGCACCACGACGTGATAGAATACTCCGTGATTATGCAAGGCCAAATTATTTTGAAGGAGAATCAAGTGTGAGGAGACCACCAATTGCAGCAAGGCCAAATCCGCACAGGCTTGATTCAAACCATTCAACAATCATGTCAGTTTGTTGGTGATGCAAGTGAAGATCCTCACACCCATCTAATTGATTTTCTTGAATTAGTCAAAACTTGCAGGTACAATGGAGTTACAACAGATGCTATCAGGTGCGGCTTTTACCTTTTTCATTAAAAGGTGAAGCCAAAACATGGCTGCGAAGCCTGCCTAAAGGTTCCATTACAACATGGGACCAAATGGCCCAAaaatttcttaataaatatttttcacctGCAAAAACAATTAAATTGAAGCAAGAAATCAATAATTTTATATAGACAGATACTGAATTTGTATACCAGGCATGGAAAAGTTTAGCAGCAATGTTAATAAAATGCCCACATCATGGTATCCAAGACCctgatattttatatattttctatCACGGTCTTAAATCCTCTGCTAGAAATGTAATTGATGCAGCATCAGGAGGATCAATAATGGGAAAAACTACTACAGAAGCAATGCAATTGCTTAATAaaatttcgaaaaatatttttcaatggtCTTCATACAGAATGATTATCAAAAAAAAGAACTGGAGTAAATCAAGTTGAAGCGTTGAATTCATTGACACAACAAATTGCGACCTTAACACAAAAAATGGAGGCTTTTCAGGTAGGTGCTCACTCATCATCCCAACTTGAGAATTGTGATGTTTGTCAAGGTAATCATCTGAATCATGAATGCCAAGCTTCAACACAAAATGAGGAACAAGTAAATGTGATTGGTTATAGAAATAATTACTCATTCGGTAGTCCCATGGCACAAAAACATCCAAGATTTCAATGGAGTAATTCTAATGGTACTGAAAATCCTCAAAGATTTTTTAATCAAAAGCAGCAGGTACATGGACCATATGGTTTTCAAAATCAAAATAGAGGGCAACAAAATTTTCAACAATATCAGCAGCAACCTCAAAGAGCTCATCAACAAAGCCTTGAAGACATGATGTACAAATTCATTAAGGCTACTGACGAGAAGGTTGAAAGTCAACATTCAACTAtcaagaatttgaaaattcaggtaagccaattagcgaCCCTCATGTCTGGACAAATTCAAGGTGCTCTACCAAGCAACACTGAGAAAAATCCAAAAGAACACCTCAAATCCATCTCTCTACGATCAGGTTAATTTCTTGATGATCCATATGGAGATAAAGAAGGAAAGCCACAAGAAGTGAAAAAGGTAAATGAAGGTGAGAATAAAATGGAACCTAAGTTTCCAAAAGAACAAAAGAATAAAGGGAAAAATGTACAAGAAAATGAATTGATAACAAATCCTCACTCTGTACCTCTCCCCTTTCCCCAAAAGATAAAAAGAGAAAAGCTTGACAAACAATTTTCAAAGTTTCTAGATGTTTTGAAGCAACTTTACATTAACATACCTTTCACAGATGCTTTGACGCAAATGCGTTCATATGCTAAATTTCTTAAGCAAATTTtgtaaagtaaaagaaaattggaaGAAATTTCAATGGTTAAGCTTACAGAAAAATGTAGTGCTATACTTCAAAATAAGCTCCCTCAGAAACTTGGTGATCCGAGAAGTTTTACAATTCTTTGTACCGTGGGAGGTGCTCATTTTGAAAAGGCGTTATGTGATTCAGGTGCTTCAATAAATCTAATGCCCTTTTCAATTTTCAAGAAATTAGAACTTGGTGAAATGAAAGATACTGGTGTGTCTCTTCAATTAGCTGATCAAAGTACTAAGAGACCAAAAGGAATTATTGAAAATATCCTTGTTAGAGTTGACAAATTTGTATTCCCAGTAGATTTTATAGtgcttgaaatggaagaaaatactgAGGTACCATTAATTTTAGGTAGACCATTTCTCGCAACAAGGAGAGCAGTTATTGATGTTCATCAAGGACAATTAATATTGCGAGTTGATGAGGAAAGAGTAATTTTTGACATGAAGAAAATGATGAAATTTTCTGG of Nicotiana tomentosiformis chromosome 7, ASM39032v3, whole genome shotgun sequence contains these proteins:
- the LOC108947904 gene encoding uncharacterized protein, translating into MVKLTEKCSAILQNKLPQKLGDPRSFTILCTVGGAHFEKALCDSGASINLMPFSIFKKLELGEMKDTGVSLQLADQSTKRPKGIIENILVRVDKFVFPVDFIVLEMEENTEVPLILGRPFLATRRAVIDVHQGQLILRVDEERVIFDMKKMMKFSGDESSSPCF